A portion of the Periophthalmus magnuspinnatus isolate fPerMag1 chromosome 2, fPerMag1.2.pri, whole genome shotgun sequence genome contains these proteins:
- the ccdc28a gene encoding coiled-coil domain-containing protein 28A has protein sequence MEDKKIKRRSPRTSSSGAGPPSGSVRKGTSTSGGRHLANSMGTNSSQKNKGRRAGKDKPRYPPGSKGPAQGQATPIIQHSFLTDVSDVQEMEKGLLSLLNDFHSGKLQAFGNECSIDQMEQVREMQEKLARLHFDLYGEVDDMPEDQRKMATENNLDKLLSNLEELSSSIQKLNLADSQEIPRTASV, from the exons ATGgaggacaaaaaaataaaacgcaGGAGTCCCAGGACATCTTCCAGTGGAGCAGGGCCTCCCTCAGGGTCTGTCCGGAAGGGCACCTCCACCTCTGGGGGCAGACACCTGGCCAACAGCATGGGCACCAACTCCAGCCAGAAGAATAAAGGAAGGAG GGCGGGCAAAGACAAACCCAGATATCCACCCGGCTCAAAGGGTCCCGCCCAGGGCCAGGCCACGCCCATCATCCAGCACTCCTTCCTGACAGACGTGTCCGATGTGCAGGAGATGGAGAAGGGACTGCTCAGCCTCCTCAACGACTTCCACTCAGGCAAACTCCAGGCCTTTG GTAACGAGTGCTCCATAGACCAGATGGAGCAGGTGCGGGAGATGCAAGAGAAGCTAGCTCGTCTGCACTTTGACCTGTACGGGGAGGTGGACGACATGCCTGAGGACCAGAGGAAAATGGCCACCGAGAACAACTTGGACAAACTGCTCTCCAAC TTGGAGGAGCTGAGTTCTTCCAT CCAGAAATTAAATCTTGCCGATAGCCAGGAGATACCGAGAACAGCCAGCGTTTAG